A DNA window from Ostrea edulis chromosome 5, xbOstEdul1.1, whole genome shotgun sequence contains the following coding sequences:
- the LOC130054919 gene encoding steroid 17-alpha-hydroxylase/17,20 lyase-like, translated as MGQRFIVLNSADAAREIFLKEPNATITAARPSTFFGTYLQDNYKDVFFASPNPKWTKRRKLVYQLLRTYGEGLVNIEIQIKRNLIGLTKEIRTLNGQCIDPGTTVEEFILNTIENLVIGKSTGRDSDMHRILKKFDHLSNDLAHVGMDLLYSSLPFLRFLPFRNSKKIKEWFKSKQQMIETFERQGQVCKNNFSLENKDFLSSTRSPHVVRFIFMYCHFNINISQFSKSLQIYFVIAYLTTRGTLLSLIQILAKRPELQKSMQNEIENVIGSIRQPALEDKQHCPLVEAVTLEILRYISHGAISAHCASQATEIFGVPVDRNTPILVNFWAMHHSTTAWQEPFSFRPERFLDKDGGLLPPTDPVRKRLLVFGIGKRSCVGEIFAKSRIFLFLATVLQNFTIMEPDDGCLPDLLPREMESSGIILQPKPYKVRFVLREK; from the exons ATGGGACAAAGGTTTATTGTTCTGAATTCTGCGGATGCTGCTCGTGAAATATTTCTCAAGGAGCCTAACGCGACTATCACAGCTGCCCGACCGAGCACGTTCTTTGGAACATACTTGCAAGACAATTACAAGGATGTCTTCTTTGCATCCCCCAATCCAAAATGGACCAAAAGGAGAAAGTTAGTTTATCAGCTGCTTCGTACATATGGTGAGGGTCTAGTAAACATAGAGATTCAGATCAAACGAAACCTCATTGGTCTGACCAAGGAAATTCGGACTCTGAATGGGCAATGTATTGATCCTGGAACCACTGTGGAAGAGTTCATCTTGAATACAATTGAGAATCTG GTGATTGGCAAAAGCACAGGCAGAGATAGCGATATGCACAGAATTCTGAAGAAGTTTGATCACCTCAGTAATGACCTTGCTCATGTGGGAATGGATCTGTTGTATTCATCTTTGCCTTTTTTGAGATTTTTGCCTTTTCGCAACTCAAAGAAAATCAAAGAGTGGTTTAAATCAAAACAACAAATGATAGAAACCTTTGAGAGACAAGGG CAAGTTTGCAAAAACAATTTTTCTTTGGAAAACAAGGATTTCCTGTCCTCTACTCGATCTCCACACGTTGTCAG GTTCATTTTTATGTATTgtcatttcaatatcaatatatctcaattttcaaaatctttgcAAATCTATTTTGTTATAGCTTATCTCACTACGAGAGGAACACTTTTATCCCTGATCCAAATTCTTGCAAAACGACCCGAACTTCAAAAGTCAatgcaaaatgaaattgaaaacgtgATTGGTTCAATCCGACAACCAGCTTTAGAAGACAAACAGCATTGCCCTCTGGTAGAAGCTGTCACATTAGAGATCCTTCGATATATATCCCACGGTGCTATCTCTGCTCACTGTGCATCGCAGGCTACGGAAATATTTGGTGTTCCGGTCGACAGAAATACCCCG ATTCTTGTCAATTTTTGGGCGATGCATCACAGTACAACCGCATGGCAGGAACCTTTCTCATTCAGACCAGAGCGGTTTTTAGATAAAGACGGCGGTCTATTGCCACCAACTGATCCTGTCAGGAAAAG aTTGCTTGTATTTGGAATAGGAAAGCGCAGCTGTGTAGGAGAAATATTCGCAAAATCCCGGATTTTTCTGTTCTTGGCTACTGTTCTTCAGAATTTCACCATTATGGAACCTGACGACGGTTGTCTTCCAGACCTTTTGCCAAGAGAGATGGAGAGTAGCGGGATTATTCTACAACCCAAACCGTATAAAGTTCGATTCGTCCTGAGAGAAAAGTAA